A genome region from Cervus canadensis isolate Bull #8, Minnesota chromosome 10, ASM1932006v1, whole genome shotgun sequence includes the following:
- the LOC122447878 gene encoding N-acylneuraminate-9-phosphatase, producing the protein MGLSRVRAVFFDLDNTLIDTAGASRKGMLEVIKLLQSKYHYKEEAEIICNKVQVKLSKECFHPSNTCITDLRTSHWEEAIQETKGGAANRKLAEECYFLWKSTRLQHMTLAEEVKAMLTELRKEVRLLLLTNGERQTQREKIEACACQSYFDAIVVGGEQKEEKPAPSIFYYSCDLLGVQPGDCVMVGDTLETDIQGGLNAGLKATVWINKNGVVPLKSSPTPHYIVSSVLELPALLHSIDCKVSVSA; encoded by the exons atGGGGCTGAGCCGAGTGCGGGCGGTCTTCTTCGACCTGGACAACACGCTCATCGACACGGCCGGCGCGAGTCGGAAGGGCATGTTGGAG gtGATAAAGCTCTTACAATCAAAATACCATTACAAAGAAGAGGCTGAAATCATCTGCAACAAAGTTCAAGTTAAACTCAGCAAGGAATGTTTTCATCCTTCTAATACATGCATTACTGACCTCAGGACTTCACACTGGGAAGAAGCAATCCAGGAAACCAAAGGCGGTGCAGCCAATAGGAAATTAGCTGAAGAATGTTATTTCCTGTGGAAATCGACACGTTTACAGCACATGACGCTGGCCGAAGAGGTCAAAGCCATGCTCACTGAACTTCGAAAGGAGGTCCGCCTTCTCTTATTGACAAATGGAGAACGACAGACCCAGAGGGAGAAGATTGAGGCTTGTGCCTGTCAGTCCTATTTTGACGCTATTGTtgtgggtggagagcagaaagAGGAGAAACCGGCACCTTCCATATTTTATTACTCCTGTGACCTCCTCGGGGTACAGCCTGGGGACTGTGTGATGGTTGGTGACACGCTGGAAACTGATATTCAAGGAGGCCTCAATGCAGGGCTGAAGGCAACAGTCTGGATAAATAAAAATGGGGTGGTGCCCCTGAAGTCATCCCCCACACCACATTATATCGTTTCTTCTGTGCTAGAGTTACCTGCCCTCTTACATAGCATAGACTGCAAAGTCAGTGTGTCCGCTTAA